One Epinephelus lanceolatus isolate andai-2023 chromosome 10, ASM4190304v1, whole genome shotgun sequence genomic region harbors:
- the cnot10 gene encoding CCR4-NOT transcription complex subunit 10 isoform X1 produces MAENPEQNEAKHDSSSFPGMTDQEKEMAASAYEAFLTGKYDESLKHLEALQELNKEDYKIAMNKAVVEFYKSNQTTTGTLKQTLMAMKNQVHTSAEDIDGLDDVENSLLYYNQAIIHYHMRQYSEAIAMGERLYQFLEPFEEKFAQAVCFLLVDLYLLTFQPEKALHLLAVLDKLSVQGSNKNGKGENYSSNKDGANQKAEFTAMIEAAKSKMHQYKVRAYIQMKSSKACKREIKSVMNTAGNSAPSLFLKSNFEYLRGNYRKAVKLLNSSNIAEHPGPIKTGECVRCMFWNNLGCIHFAMGKHNLGIFYFKKALQENDHTCAQLGDSSSGQSKKFTGIPMCALLANKRYELLYNCGIQLLHIGRPLAAFECLMEAVQVYHSNPRLWLRLAECCISANKGGSEQESKSLPCKKGIVQSIVGQGYHRKVILASQSTQNTIYSEGQSAAIPVASMEFAAICLRNALLLLPEHQQQDTKTENGSKCSSQSGSTESGSENSDACSGKGQEADKFLSAAPSSPLRKQEVENLRCSILACSAYVALALGDNLMALNHAQKLLNQTKVSGSLKFLGHLYAAEALISLDRISDAIAHLNPENVSDVSMGVLSSEQDQGSDKGDEAESSGKQTPLCYPSSVTSARAMMLFNLGSAYCLRSEYDKARKCLHQAASMVNTKEIPPEAILLGVYLELQNGNTQLALQIIKRNQLLPAVVQRVSPDSRKKPVQPFQSVQPIQLPSSFTQVQRK; encoded by the exons aACAAAACGAGGCAAAGCATGACAGCTCATCATTCCCTGGAATGACGGACCAAGAGAAAGAAATGGCAGCCAGCGCATACGAAGCATTTTTG ACTGGAAAGTACGACGAGTCTCTCAAACACCTTGAAGCCCTGCAGGAGCTCAACAAAGAGGACTACAAGATCGCCATGAATAAAGCTGTTGTAGAGTTTTACAAAAGTAATCAAACTACCACAGGGACTCTGAAACAGACCCTCATGGCAATGAAGAACCAG GTTCATACATCAGCAGAGGACATTGATGGATTAGATGATGTTGAAAATAGCTTACTGTACTATAATCAAGCCATCATCCACTATCATATGCGTCAGTACTCTGAAGCCATCGCCATGGGAGAGAGGCTCTACCAGTTTCTGGAACCATTTG AAGAGAAGTTTGCTCAGGCAGTGTGCTTCCTGCTGGTGGATCTGTACCTGCTCACCTTCCAGCCAGAGAAGGCCCTTCATCTGCTGGCTGTGCTGGACAAACTCTCTGTACAAGGAAGCAACAAGAACGGCAAAGGAGAG AACTACagttcaaacaaagatggagcaAACCAGAAGGCAGAGTTCACTGCCATGATTGAGGCAGCCAAATCAAAGATGCATCAG TACAAAGTGAGAGCCTACATCCAGATGAAATCTTCCAAGGCCTGTAAAAGGGAGATCAAATCAGTGATGAACACGGCGGGGAAC TCTGCACCCTCACTCTTCCTCAAAAGTAATTTTGAGTACCTGAGAGGAAACTACCGGAAAGCAGTGAAGCTCTTGAACAGCTCCAACATCGCAGAGCATCCTGGACCCATCAAGACGG GTGAATGTGTTCGATGCATGTTCTGGAACAACCTGGGCTGCATTCACTTTGCAATGGGGAAACATAACCTAGGCATTTTCTACTTCAAGAAGGCACTGCAAGAGAACGACCACACCTGCGCACAGCTGGGAGACAGCAGCAGCGGGCAAT CTAAGAAGTTCACAGGCATTCCCATGTGTGCTTTACTTGCCAACAAGCGCTACGAGCTGCTGTATAACTGTGGTATTCAGCTGCTGCACATTGGCAGGCCTCTAGCAGCGTTTGAGTGTCTGATGGAGGCTGTGCAGGTTTACCACTCCAACCCCAGACTGTGGCTGCGACTGGCAGAGTGCTGCATCTCTGCTAACAAGGGG GGGTCGGAGCAGGAGAGCAAAAGTTTACCTTGTAAAAAAGGTATAGTTCAGTCTATTGTTGGGCAAGGCTACCATCGCAAGGTCATCCTGGCATCCCAGTCTACTCAGAATACTATCTACAG TGAGGGCCAGTCAGCAGCCATCCCAGTAGCCAGTATGGAGTTTGCAGCCATCTGCCTCAGAAacgctctgctgctgctgcctgaacACCAGCAACAGGACACCAAGACAGAGAATGGCTCCAAGTGCTCCAGTCAGTCAGGGAGCACTGAGAGCGGCAGCGAGAACAGTGATGCCTGCAg TGGGAAAGGTCAGGAGGCTGATAAGTTCCTGTCTGCAGCTCCATCGTCTCCTCTCAGAAAACAGGAGGTAGAAAACCTCAG GTGCTCCATCCTGGCCTGTAGTGCATATGTGGCATTAGCACTGGGAGACAACCTGATGGCTCTAAACCATGCTCAGAAGCTGCTCAATCAAACCAAGGTGTCTGGATCCCTCAA ATTTCTGGGTCACCTCTATGCTGCTGAAGCCCTCATCTCATTGGATAGGATTTCTGATGCTATAGCTCACCTCAACCCAGAGAATGTCAGTGACGTATCAATGGGAGTGCTGAGTAGCGAACAAGATCAAG gGTCTGACAAAGGAGATGAGGCTGAATCCT CAGGGAAACAGACCCCCCTGTGTTACCCCAGCAGTGTGACATCAGCTCGAGCCATGATGCTCTTCAACCTCGGCAGTGCATACTGTTTGAGAAGCGAATATGACAAGGCCCGGAAGTGCCTGCATCAG GCTGCGTCTATGGTGAACACCAAGGAGATTCCACCTGAAGCCATCCTGCTGGGAGTCTACTTAGAGCTACAGAATG
- the cnot10 gene encoding CCR4-NOT transcription complex subunit 10 isoform X2 codes for MAENPEQNEAKHDSSSFPGMTDQEKEMAASAYEAFLTGKYDESLKHLEALQELNKEDYKIAMNKAVVEFYKSNQTTTGTLKQTLMAMKNQVHTSAEDIDGLDDVENSLLYYNQAIIHYHMRQYSEAIAMGERLYQFLEPFEKFAQAVCFLLVDLYLLTFQPEKALHLLAVLDKLSVQGSNKNGKGENYSSNKDGANQKAEFTAMIEAAKSKMHQYKVRAYIQMKSSKACKREIKSVMNTAGNSAPSLFLKSNFEYLRGNYRKAVKLLNSSNIAEHPGPIKTGECVRCMFWNNLGCIHFAMGKHNLGIFYFKKALQENDHTCAQLGDSSSGQSKKFTGIPMCALLANKRYELLYNCGIQLLHIGRPLAAFECLMEAVQVYHSNPRLWLRLAECCISANKGGSEQESKSLPCKKGIVQSIVGQGYHRKVILASQSTQNTIYSEGQSAAIPVASMEFAAICLRNALLLLPEHQQQDTKTENGSKCSSQSGSTESGSENSDACSGKGQEADKFLSAAPSSPLRKQEVENLRCSILACSAYVALALGDNLMALNHAQKLLNQTKVSGSLKFLGHLYAAEALISLDRISDAIAHLNPENVSDVSMGVLSSEQDQGSDKGDEAESSGKQTPLCYPSSVTSARAMMLFNLGSAYCLRSEYDKARKCLHQAASMVNTKEIPPEAILLGVYLELQNGNTQLALQIIKRNQLLPAVVQRVSPDSRKKPVQPFQSVQPIQLPSSFTQVQRK; via the exons aACAAAACGAGGCAAAGCATGACAGCTCATCATTCCCTGGAATGACGGACCAAGAGAAAGAAATGGCAGCCAGCGCATACGAAGCATTTTTG ACTGGAAAGTACGACGAGTCTCTCAAACACCTTGAAGCCCTGCAGGAGCTCAACAAAGAGGACTACAAGATCGCCATGAATAAAGCTGTTGTAGAGTTTTACAAAAGTAATCAAACTACCACAGGGACTCTGAAACAGACCCTCATGGCAATGAAGAACCAG GTTCATACATCAGCAGAGGACATTGATGGATTAGATGATGTTGAAAATAGCTTACTGTACTATAATCAAGCCATCATCCACTATCATATGCGTCAGTACTCTGAAGCCATCGCCATGGGAGAGAGGCTCTACCAGTTTCTGGAACCATTTG AGAAGTTTGCTCAGGCAGTGTGCTTCCTGCTGGTGGATCTGTACCTGCTCACCTTCCAGCCAGAGAAGGCCCTTCATCTGCTGGCTGTGCTGGACAAACTCTCTGTACAAGGAAGCAACAAGAACGGCAAAGGAGAG AACTACagttcaaacaaagatggagcaAACCAGAAGGCAGAGTTCACTGCCATGATTGAGGCAGCCAAATCAAAGATGCATCAG TACAAAGTGAGAGCCTACATCCAGATGAAATCTTCCAAGGCCTGTAAAAGGGAGATCAAATCAGTGATGAACACGGCGGGGAAC TCTGCACCCTCACTCTTCCTCAAAAGTAATTTTGAGTACCTGAGAGGAAACTACCGGAAAGCAGTGAAGCTCTTGAACAGCTCCAACATCGCAGAGCATCCTGGACCCATCAAGACGG GTGAATGTGTTCGATGCATGTTCTGGAACAACCTGGGCTGCATTCACTTTGCAATGGGGAAACATAACCTAGGCATTTTCTACTTCAAGAAGGCACTGCAAGAGAACGACCACACCTGCGCACAGCTGGGAGACAGCAGCAGCGGGCAAT CTAAGAAGTTCACAGGCATTCCCATGTGTGCTTTACTTGCCAACAAGCGCTACGAGCTGCTGTATAACTGTGGTATTCAGCTGCTGCACATTGGCAGGCCTCTAGCAGCGTTTGAGTGTCTGATGGAGGCTGTGCAGGTTTACCACTCCAACCCCAGACTGTGGCTGCGACTGGCAGAGTGCTGCATCTCTGCTAACAAGGGG GGGTCGGAGCAGGAGAGCAAAAGTTTACCTTGTAAAAAAGGTATAGTTCAGTCTATTGTTGGGCAAGGCTACCATCGCAAGGTCATCCTGGCATCCCAGTCTACTCAGAATACTATCTACAG TGAGGGCCAGTCAGCAGCCATCCCAGTAGCCAGTATGGAGTTTGCAGCCATCTGCCTCAGAAacgctctgctgctgctgcctgaacACCAGCAACAGGACACCAAGACAGAGAATGGCTCCAAGTGCTCCAGTCAGTCAGGGAGCACTGAGAGCGGCAGCGAGAACAGTGATGCCTGCAg TGGGAAAGGTCAGGAGGCTGATAAGTTCCTGTCTGCAGCTCCATCGTCTCCTCTCAGAAAACAGGAGGTAGAAAACCTCAG GTGCTCCATCCTGGCCTGTAGTGCATATGTGGCATTAGCACTGGGAGACAACCTGATGGCTCTAAACCATGCTCAGAAGCTGCTCAATCAAACCAAGGTGTCTGGATCCCTCAA ATTTCTGGGTCACCTCTATGCTGCTGAAGCCCTCATCTCATTGGATAGGATTTCTGATGCTATAGCTCACCTCAACCCAGAGAATGTCAGTGACGTATCAATGGGAGTGCTGAGTAGCGAACAAGATCAAG gGTCTGACAAAGGAGATGAGGCTGAATCCT CAGGGAAACAGACCCCCCTGTGTTACCCCAGCAGTGTGACATCAGCTCGAGCCATGATGCTCTTCAACCTCGGCAGTGCATACTGTTTGAGAAGCGAATATGACAAGGCCCGGAAGTGCCTGCATCAG GCTGCGTCTATGGTGAACACCAAGGAGATTCCACCTGAAGCCATCCTGCTGGGAGTCTACTTAGAGCTACAGAATG
- the cnot10 gene encoding CCR4-NOT transcription complex subunit 10 isoform X3, producing MTDQEKEMAASAYEAFLTGKYDESLKHLEALQELNKEDYKIAMNKAVVEFYKSNQTTTGTLKQTLMAMKNQVHTSAEDIDGLDDVENSLLYYNQAIIHYHMRQYSEAIAMGERLYQFLEPFEEKFAQAVCFLLVDLYLLTFQPEKALHLLAVLDKLSVQGSNKNGKGENYSSNKDGANQKAEFTAMIEAAKSKMHQYKVRAYIQMKSSKACKREIKSVMNTAGNSAPSLFLKSNFEYLRGNYRKAVKLLNSSNIAEHPGPIKTGECVRCMFWNNLGCIHFAMGKHNLGIFYFKKALQENDHTCAQLGDSSSGQSKKFTGIPMCALLANKRYELLYNCGIQLLHIGRPLAAFECLMEAVQVYHSNPRLWLRLAECCISANKGGSEQESKSLPCKKGIVQSIVGQGYHRKVILASQSTQNTIYSEGQSAAIPVASMEFAAICLRNALLLLPEHQQQDTKTENGSKCSSQSGSTESGSENSDACSGKGQEADKFLSAAPSSPLRKQEVENLRCSILACSAYVALALGDNLMALNHAQKLLNQTKVSGSLKFLGHLYAAEALISLDRISDAIAHLNPENVSDVSMGVLSSEQDQGSDKGDEAESSGKQTPLCYPSSVTSARAMMLFNLGSAYCLRSEYDKARKCLHQAASMVNTKEIPPEAILLGVYLELQNGNTQLALQIIKRNQLLPAVVQRVSPDSRKKPVQPFQSVQPIQLPSSFTQVQRK from the exons ATGACGGACCAAGAGAAAGAAATGGCAGCCAGCGCATACGAAGCATTTTTG ACTGGAAAGTACGACGAGTCTCTCAAACACCTTGAAGCCCTGCAGGAGCTCAACAAAGAGGACTACAAGATCGCCATGAATAAAGCTGTTGTAGAGTTTTACAAAAGTAATCAAACTACCACAGGGACTCTGAAACAGACCCTCATGGCAATGAAGAACCAG GTTCATACATCAGCAGAGGACATTGATGGATTAGATGATGTTGAAAATAGCTTACTGTACTATAATCAAGCCATCATCCACTATCATATGCGTCAGTACTCTGAAGCCATCGCCATGGGAGAGAGGCTCTACCAGTTTCTGGAACCATTTG AAGAGAAGTTTGCTCAGGCAGTGTGCTTCCTGCTGGTGGATCTGTACCTGCTCACCTTCCAGCCAGAGAAGGCCCTTCATCTGCTGGCTGTGCTGGACAAACTCTCTGTACAAGGAAGCAACAAGAACGGCAAAGGAGAG AACTACagttcaaacaaagatggagcaAACCAGAAGGCAGAGTTCACTGCCATGATTGAGGCAGCCAAATCAAAGATGCATCAG TACAAAGTGAGAGCCTACATCCAGATGAAATCTTCCAAGGCCTGTAAAAGGGAGATCAAATCAGTGATGAACACGGCGGGGAAC TCTGCACCCTCACTCTTCCTCAAAAGTAATTTTGAGTACCTGAGAGGAAACTACCGGAAAGCAGTGAAGCTCTTGAACAGCTCCAACATCGCAGAGCATCCTGGACCCATCAAGACGG GTGAATGTGTTCGATGCATGTTCTGGAACAACCTGGGCTGCATTCACTTTGCAATGGGGAAACATAACCTAGGCATTTTCTACTTCAAGAAGGCACTGCAAGAGAACGACCACACCTGCGCACAGCTGGGAGACAGCAGCAGCGGGCAAT CTAAGAAGTTCACAGGCATTCCCATGTGTGCTTTACTTGCCAACAAGCGCTACGAGCTGCTGTATAACTGTGGTATTCAGCTGCTGCACATTGGCAGGCCTCTAGCAGCGTTTGAGTGTCTGATGGAGGCTGTGCAGGTTTACCACTCCAACCCCAGACTGTGGCTGCGACTGGCAGAGTGCTGCATCTCTGCTAACAAGGGG GGGTCGGAGCAGGAGAGCAAAAGTTTACCTTGTAAAAAAGGTATAGTTCAGTCTATTGTTGGGCAAGGCTACCATCGCAAGGTCATCCTGGCATCCCAGTCTACTCAGAATACTATCTACAG TGAGGGCCAGTCAGCAGCCATCCCAGTAGCCAGTATGGAGTTTGCAGCCATCTGCCTCAGAAacgctctgctgctgctgcctgaacACCAGCAACAGGACACCAAGACAGAGAATGGCTCCAAGTGCTCCAGTCAGTCAGGGAGCACTGAGAGCGGCAGCGAGAACAGTGATGCCTGCAg TGGGAAAGGTCAGGAGGCTGATAAGTTCCTGTCTGCAGCTCCATCGTCTCCTCTCAGAAAACAGGAGGTAGAAAACCTCAG GTGCTCCATCCTGGCCTGTAGTGCATATGTGGCATTAGCACTGGGAGACAACCTGATGGCTCTAAACCATGCTCAGAAGCTGCTCAATCAAACCAAGGTGTCTGGATCCCTCAA ATTTCTGGGTCACCTCTATGCTGCTGAAGCCCTCATCTCATTGGATAGGATTTCTGATGCTATAGCTCACCTCAACCCAGAGAATGTCAGTGACGTATCAATGGGAGTGCTGAGTAGCGAACAAGATCAAG gGTCTGACAAAGGAGATGAGGCTGAATCCT CAGGGAAACAGACCCCCCTGTGTTACCCCAGCAGTGTGACATCAGCTCGAGCCATGATGCTCTTCAACCTCGGCAGTGCATACTGTTTGAGAAGCGAATATGACAAGGCCCGGAAGTGCCTGCATCAG GCTGCGTCTATGGTGAACACCAAGGAGATTCCACCTGAAGCCATCCTGCTGGGAGTCTACTTAGAGCTACAGAATG
- the cnot10 gene encoding CCR4-NOT transcription complex subunit 10 isoform X4, whose protein sequence is MRQYSEAIAMGERLYQFLEPFEEKFAQAVCFLLVDLYLLTFQPEKALHLLAVLDKLSVQGSNKNGKGENYSSNKDGANQKAEFTAMIEAAKSKMHQYKVRAYIQMKSSKACKREIKSVMNTAGNSAPSLFLKSNFEYLRGNYRKAVKLLNSSNIAEHPGPIKTGECVRCMFWNNLGCIHFAMGKHNLGIFYFKKALQENDHTCAQLGDSSSGQSKKFTGIPMCALLANKRYELLYNCGIQLLHIGRPLAAFECLMEAVQVYHSNPRLWLRLAECCISANKGGSEQESKSLPCKKGIVQSIVGQGYHRKVILASQSTQNTIYSEGQSAAIPVASMEFAAICLRNALLLLPEHQQQDTKTENGSKCSSQSGSTESGSENSDACSGKGQEADKFLSAAPSSPLRKQEVENLRCSILACSAYVALALGDNLMALNHAQKLLNQTKVSGSLKFLGHLYAAEALISLDRISDAIAHLNPENVSDVSMGVLSSEQDQGSDKGDEAESSGKQTPLCYPSSVTSARAMMLFNLGSAYCLRSEYDKARKCLHQAASMVNTKEIPPEAILLGVYLELQNGNTQLALQIIKRNQLLPAVVQRVSPDSRKKPVQPFQSVQPIQLPSSFTQVQRK, encoded by the exons ATGCGTCAGTACTCTGAAGCCATCGCCATGGGAGAGAGGCTCTACCAGTTTCTGGAACCATTTG AAGAGAAGTTTGCTCAGGCAGTGTGCTTCCTGCTGGTGGATCTGTACCTGCTCACCTTCCAGCCAGAGAAGGCCCTTCATCTGCTGGCTGTGCTGGACAAACTCTCTGTACAAGGAAGCAACAAGAACGGCAAAGGAGAG AACTACagttcaaacaaagatggagcaAACCAGAAGGCAGAGTTCACTGCCATGATTGAGGCAGCCAAATCAAAGATGCATCAG TACAAAGTGAGAGCCTACATCCAGATGAAATCTTCCAAGGCCTGTAAAAGGGAGATCAAATCAGTGATGAACACGGCGGGGAAC TCTGCACCCTCACTCTTCCTCAAAAGTAATTTTGAGTACCTGAGAGGAAACTACCGGAAAGCAGTGAAGCTCTTGAACAGCTCCAACATCGCAGAGCATCCTGGACCCATCAAGACGG GTGAATGTGTTCGATGCATGTTCTGGAACAACCTGGGCTGCATTCACTTTGCAATGGGGAAACATAACCTAGGCATTTTCTACTTCAAGAAGGCACTGCAAGAGAACGACCACACCTGCGCACAGCTGGGAGACAGCAGCAGCGGGCAAT CTAAGAAGTTCACAGGCATTCCCATGTGTGCTTTACTTGCCAACAAGCGCTACGAGCTGCTGTATAACTGTGGTATTCAGCTGCTGCACATTGGCAGGCCTCTAGCAGCGTTTGAGTGTCTGATGGAGGCTGTGCAGGTTTACCACTCCAACCCCAGACTGTGGCTGCGACTGGCAGAGTGCTGCATCTCTGCTAACAAGGGG GGGTCGGAGCAGGAGAGCAAAAGTTTACCTTGTAAAAAAGGTATAGTTCAGTCTATTGTTGGGCAAGGCTACCATCGCAAGGTCATCCTGGCATCCCAGTCTACTCAGAATACTATCTACAG TGAGGGCCAGTCAGCAGCCATCCCAGTAGCCAGTATGGAGTTTGCAGCCATCTGCCTCAGAAacgctctgctgctgctgcctgaacACCAGCAACAGGACACCAAGACAGAGAATGGCTCCAAGTGCTCCAGTCAGTCAGGGAGCACTGAGAGCGGCAGCGAGAACAGTGATGCCTGCAg TGGGAAAGGTCAGGAGGCTGATAAGTTCCTGTCTGCAGCTCCATCGTCTCCTCTCAGAAAACAGGAGGTAGAAAACCTCAG GTGCTCCATCCTGGCCTGTAGTGCATATGTGGCATTAGCACTGGGAGACAACCTGATGGCTCTAAACCATGCTCAGAAGCTGCTCAATCAAACCAAGGTGTCTGGATCCCTCAA ATTTCTGGGTCACCTCTATGCTGCTGAAGCCCTCATCTCATTGGATAGGATTTCTGATGCTATAGCTCACCTCAACCCAGAGAATGTCAGTGACGTATCAATGGGAGTGCTGAGTAGCGAACAAGATCAAG gGTCTGACAAAGGAGATGAGGCTGAATCCT CAGGGAAACAGACCCCCCTGTGTTACCCCAGCAGTGTGACATCAGCTCGAGCCATGATGCTCTTCAACCTCGGCAGTGCATACTGTTTGAGAAGCGAATATGACAAGGCCCGGAAGTGCCTGCATCAG GCTGCGTCTATGGTGAACACCAAGGAGATTCCACCTGAAGCCATCCTGCTGGGAGTCTACTTAGAGCTACAGAATG